The Elusimicrobiota bacterium genome has a window encoding:
- a CDS encoding type II secretion system F family protein, producing the protein MDLNQIALLVIGFLGSMAVFTLVQRIFAPPVEEPSSLARIAGKQQGEVSPFENLNPHGSLLERIDFFLVHQARFGPRLETMHMLMGKPEKPNPLQILHYKELCAVVTTGFIYFMTESVVLAVIVGPAAFFLPEMFFKGQIQERQRQIIRSFPALVDLAALTIESGLDYMSAFDRIIAAATRKTELEQEIEKTINEVSLGYSRRDALRRLAMRTGLQDVRSFVGLIIQSDELGTSLVDLLRNFSADMRFRRLNAAEKAAAQASTKMLIPIFLFIFPTVFILMLAPMAMSIFQKGGLGF; encoded by the coding sequence ATGGACCTGAACCAGATCGCGCTCCTCGTCATCGGCTTCCTCGGCTCCATGGCCGTGTTCACGCTCGTGCAGCGGATCTTCGCGCCGCCCGTCGAGGAGCCGAGCTCGCTGGCGCGCATCGCCGGCAAGCAGCAGGGCGAGGTCTCTCCCTTCGAGAACCTCAACCCGCACGGCAGCCTCCTGGAGCGCATCGACTTCTTCCTCGTCCATCAGGCCCGCTTCGGGCCGCGTCTGGAGACGATGCACATGCTCATGGGCAAGCCCGAGAAGCCCAACCCGCTCCAGATCCTCCACTACAAGGAGCTTTGCGCGGTGGTGACGACGGGCTTCATCTACTTCATGACCGAGAGCGTCGTCCTCGCGGTCATCGTCGGACCGGCCGCCTTCTTCCTGCCCGAGATGTTCTTCAAGGGCCAGATCCAGGAGCGCCAGCGCCAGATCATCCGCAGCTTCCCCGCGCTCGTCGACCTCGCGGCTCTCACCATCGAGTCGGGCCTCGACTACATGAGCGCCTTCGACCGCATCATCGCCGCGGCGACGAGGAAGACCGAACTGGAACAGGAGATCGAGAAGACCATCAACGAGGTCTCGCTGGGCTACTCGCGGCGCGACGCGCTGCGGCGTCTGGCCATGCGCACCGGCCTGCAGGACGTGCGCAGCTTCGTCGGCCTCATCATCCAGTCCGACGAGCTCGGCACCAGTCTCGTCGACCTGCTGCGCAACTTCTCCGCGGACATGCGCTTCCGGCGCCTCAACGCCGCCGAGAAGGCCGCGGCGCAGGCGTCGACGAAGATGCTCATCCCGATCTTCCTCTTCATCTTCCCGACGGTGTTCATCCTCATGCTCGCCCCGATGGCGATGAGCATCTTCCAGAAGGGAGGGCTCGGCTTCTAG